A part of Peromyscus maniculatus bairdii isolate BWxNUB_F1_BW_parent chromosome 10, HU_Pman_BW_mat_3.1, whole genome shotgun sequence genomic DNA contains:
- the Pgcka1 gene encoding PDCD10 and GCKIII kinases-associated protein 1: protein MGCRCCKMIQSYLFDPVQVPSPGFVNEVNTCRLEEEDDTVRLKGTQNREVEVPGNALHGGSLIKTENRDGTAGLPRQGPLPPEDSEERHCAEKHGIVNGISPTASLHLVRSPRPHQVDGGSWASSSWAGTIDGTHPTQPFLEGEACRKQSCTVPTSSEETQVVGCGDCGVPAEVLAGADHVLHLPAPDYPQLWSPTLDHADPEEKDYLFENHSEVEPLPGIHPRVSEQDLSLPFSLKRSWDSLNEAVTTEVLNVYFKEEGPTHPPPAADSRNEPEVPHSYNEDRDGVVVDEDAEVAEALAALEAATAGEDAEEAD, encoded by the exons ATGGGGTGCAGGTGCTGTAAGATGATACAAAG CTATCTCTTTGATCCAGTTCAAGTGCCCTCCCCTGGGTTCGTCAACGAAGTGAACACCTGCAggttggaggaggaggatgacacTGTCAGACTAAAAGGCACCCAGAACAGAGAGGTTGAGGTGCCCGGGAATGCCCTGCATGGTGGGAGCCTGATCAAGACGGAGAACAGAGACGGTACAGCTGGTCTACCTCGCCAAGGCCCGCTCCCTCCGGAGGACTCGGAAGAGAGACACTGTGCGGAGAAGCATGGTATTGTCAATGGTATCAGCCCCACTGCCTCTCTGCATTTGGTCAGGAGTCCCAGGCCCCACCAGGTTGACGGTGGCTCCTGGGCCAGCAGCTCCTGGGCAGGCACCATAGACGGCACTCACCCAACTCAACCCTTCCTTGAAGGAGAGGCCTGCAGGAAGCAGAGCTGCACCGTGCCCACCTCCTCGGAAGAGACCCAGGTGGTGGGATGTGGAGACTGCGGGGTCCCCGCTGAGGTCTTGGCAGGGGCAGACCACGTCCTACACTTACCAGCCCCGGATTACCCCCAGCTCTGGAGCCCCACCCTAGACCATGCAGACCCTGAAGAAAAGGATTATCTTTTTGAGAACCACTCTGAGGTGGAGCCCCTGCCGGGAATTCACCCCAGGGTGAGTGAGCAGGATCTGAGCCTGCCCTTCTCCCTGAAGAGAAGCTGGGACTCCCTGAATGAGGCGGTGACTACGGAAGTTCTGAATGTCTACTTTAAAGAGGAGGGTCCCACTCACCCCCCGCCAGCGGCTGATTCTCGGAATGAGCCGGAAGTCCCCCACAGCTACAATGAGGACAGAGATGGGGTGGTGGTCGATGAGGACGCTGAGGTGGCCGAAGCCCTGGCAGCATTAGAAGCTGCGACTGCAGGAGAAGATGCAGAGGAGGCAGATTAG